In the Bacillus sp. FJAT-42376 genome, AGAGGAAGCAATCCGCACCATTTGACACTTTTACCGGGGAGCCTATGCTTCCCGGTTTTTTAAAATGCATTCAAAGTAAAATCCAGCAGTGTTACCCGAGTCATTTTTTTTTGATTTTAAAAAAAACGAGAGCAGGGGCTCCCGTTTTTCCGCTGTTCACTAATTTTTCGCCTCAATTTTCTGGTCAATGGTTCCTGCTGAGTAATGATCGCCGATTTGTTCGTAAGTGACTTCAAGACCTGTTGCTTTATGTTCCTGTTCTTTTTCGGCCGGATCGAATGACTTGCCTGCTACCTCTTCTGCCATTTCGGTTAATTTGGTGCTCAAGCTGAATCGCTCCTTTCGATGTCGGTGCCGTTTTTAAGCACCTATTCATCTTTTCCCGTTTTTTCATCATCCTACACGTTTCTTTGAGGGGATAAGTTGTGTATAATC is a window encoding:
- a CDS encoding YozQ family protein — encoded protein: MSTKLTEMAEEVAGKSFDPAEKEQEHKATGLEVTYEQIGDHYSAGTIDQKIEAKN